A genomic segment from Truepera sp. encodes:
- a CDS encoding ribose-phosphate pyrophosphokinase has protein sequence MRGGEDVKLFSGNATQALAQAVAKHLGGRLAHGTVTQFPDGETRISIDESARGGDCYIIQSTCAPVNHHLMELLVLIDALRRASAWRINAVIPYFGYARQDKKMQAREPITAKLVANLLETAGADRVITVDLHAGQIQGFFDVPVDHLTALTILGENLKGTDLTDSVVVSPDVGRATEARRLANLLDLPLVMLYKRRTSPTETEVTHVIGEVEGKRPIIMDDMISTAGTMRRGIEALLELGAQPDVRVTATHAVFTPPAMERLDHPAITGIYVTDTIPLVETSDKIHVLSVAPLLAQAIRNVHDHVSVSSLFAS, from the coding sequence GTGAGGGGCGGCGAGGACGTGAAGCTCTTCAGCGGCAACGCCACGCAGGCGCTCGCGCAGGCCGTGGCCAAACACCTGGGCGGCCGGCTGGCGCACGGAACGGTAACGCAGTTCCCCGACGGCGAGACGCGCATCTCAATCGACGAAAGCGCTCGGGGCGGCGACTGCTACATCATCCAGTCGACCTGCGCGCCGGTCAACCACCACCTCATGGAACTGCTCGTACTGATCGACGCGCTCAGGCGCGCCTCCGCGTGGCGCATCAACGCCGTCATCCCGTACTTCGGCTACGCCCGCCAGGACAAGAAGATGCAGGCCCGAGAGCCGATCACGGCCAAACTCGTCGCCAACCTCCTCGAAACGGCCGGTGCCGACCGCGTCATCACGGTCGACCTCCACGCGGGCCAGATCCAGGGCTTCTTCGACGTGCCCGTCGATCACCTCACCGCCCTCACCATCCTGGGCGAGAACCTAAAGGGCACGGACCTCACCGACAGCGTGGTCGTATCGCCGGACGTCGGCCGGGCGACCGAGGCTCGCCGCCTCGCGAACCTCCTCGACCTCCCGCTGGTGATGCTCTACAAGCGCCGCACCAGCCCCACCGAGACCGAGGTCACTCACGTGATCGGCGAGGTCGAGGGCAAGAGGCCGATCATCATGGACGACATGATTTCGACCGCCGGCACCATGCGCCGTGGCATAGAGGCGCTGCTCGAACTCGGCGCACAGCCCGACGTGCGGGTAACCGCGACGCATGCCGTCTTCACCCCGCCGGCCATGGAGCGCCTCGACCACCCGGCGATCACCGGCATCTACGTCACCGACACCATCCCGCTCGTCGAAACGAGCGACAAGATCCACGTGCTGAGCGTGGCGCCGCTCCTGGCACAGGCGATCCGCAACGTACACGATCACGTATCGGTAAGCTCTCTCTTCGCCAGCTGA